Proteins from a genomic interval of Deltaproteobacteria bacterium:
- a CDS encoding ParA family protein has translation MAKIVAVANQKGGVGKTTTAVNISASLAVAERRTLLIDCDPQGNASSGLGLMREHIRKNLYQLLINETEPSETVYSTALSYLHIIPAHMELIGAEIELQEMPGREKVLGEQVRPLVSLYDYIILDCPPSLGLLTVNALTAADSVIIPLQCEYYAMEGLSQLLKTIQLIKTTLNPRLSIEGILLTMFDVRNNLCHQVAGEVRKHFKDRVFNTVVPRNVRLSESPSHGEPALLYDINCKGARSYLELAKELMQREGSDGEPRRTGGERAAPRGLPS, from the coding sequence ATGGCCAAGATCGTAGCAGTAGCCAATCAAAAGGGCGGCGTGGGCAAGACCACCACTGCGGTGAACATTTCGGCATCGCTGGCAGTGGCGGAACGGCGGACCCTTTTGATTGATTGTGATCCGCAGGGAAATGCTTCCAGCGGCCTGGGATTGATGCGGGAGCACATCCGCAAGAATCTTTACCAACTGCTGATCAATGAAACGGAACCATCCGAGACCGTCTACAGTACTGCCCTCAGTTACCTGCACATTATTCCGGCCCACATGGAGCTCATAGGAGCCGAGATCGAACTTCAGGAAATGCCCGGGCGGGAAAAAGTGCTGGGGGAACAGGTGCGCCCCCTTGTCAGCCTTTACGATTACATTATACTGGACTGTCCGCCATCCCTGGGATTGCTCACTGTGAACGCCCTTACTGCTGCAGACAGTGTGATTATTCCGCTGCAATGTGAATACTATGCCATGGAGGGCTTGAGCCAGCTGCTGAAGACCATCCAACTCATCAAGACCACTCTGAACCCCAGGCTGTCCATTGAAGGCATCCTGCTCACCATGTTCGATGTGCGCAACAACCTGTGTCATCAGGTGGCCGGGGAGGTGCGAAAGCACTTCAAGGACAGGGTGTTCAACACGGTGGTACCAAGGAATGTCAGGCTGAGTGAGAGTCCCAGCCATGGGGAGCCAGCGCTCCTTTATGATATCAATTGCAAGGGTGCCCGCTCTTACCTGGAACTGGCCAAGGAGCTGATGCAGCGAGAAGGAAGTGACGGTGAGCCGCGGCGCACGGGAGGTGAGCGCGCTGCGCCCCGCGGGCTGCCGAGCTGA